One segment of Castanea sativa cultivar Marrone di Chiusa Pesio chromosome 3, ASM4071231v1 DNA contains the following:
- the LOC142627251 gene encoding glycerol-3-phosphate acyltransferase RAM2-like, with product MAKTTFPTVDKCTSIGREQHAVVADMDGTLLRGRSSFPYFALVAFEAGGILRLLFLLLATPLAGLLYYFVSESAGIQVLVFATFSGMRVSDIESVARAVLPKFYSSDLHPETWRVFSACGKRCVLTANPTIMVEAFLKDVLGADMVLGTKIATYKGRATGLVCKPGVLVGKNKADALEKAFRETQPDIGLGDRDTDTPFMSMCKEAFIVLPQLEVKPVTMDKLPIPIIFHDGRLVQKPTPLMALLTILWIPIGFLLACLRITAGALLPMPLVYYAFMALGVRVTIKGTPPPLAKKSIGQSGVLFICSHRTLLDPIFLSTALGRAIPAVTYSISRLSEIISPIKTIRLNRDRARDASMIKKLLEEGDLAICPEGTTCREPFLLRFSALFAELTDQLVPVAMVNRMSMFHGTTARGWKGMDPFYFFMNPSPAYEVTFLNKLPLEITCSSGKSSHEVANYIQRVIAASLSYECTSFTRKDKYRALAGNDGTVVEKPLLKANKVIGC from the exons ATGGCCAAAACAACCTTCCCAACTGTGGACAAATGCACATCAATAGGCAGAGAACAACACGCAGTGGTTGCTGACATGGATGGAACCTTGCTTAGAGGCCGCAGCTCTTTCCCTTACTTTGCACTTGTGGCCTTTGAGGCTGGTGGGATTCTGAGGCTCCTTTTCTTGCTCCTTGCAACCCCACTAGCTGGACTTCTCTATTACTTTGTCTCAGAATCTGCAGGTATCCAAGTTCTGGTTTTTGCAACATTTTCTGGTATGAGAGTCTCAGATATTGAGTCGGTGGCTCGAGCCGTATTGCCAAAGTTTTATTCGAGCGATCTTCACCCAGAGACTTGGCGTGTGTTCTCTGCATGTGGGAAAAGGTGTGTGCTGACTGCAAATCCAACAATTATGGTGGAAGCGTTTTTGAAAGATGTGTTGGGAGCTGATATGGTTTTGGGTACTAAGATTGCAACTTATAAGGGCAGAGCAACTGGGTTGGTTTGTAAGCCTGGGGTACTTGTTGGGAAGAACAAAGCTGATGCTCTTGAAAAGGCCTTCCGAGAAACTCAGCCAGATATTGGTCTTGGTGATAGAGATACTGATACTCCCTTTATGTCAATGTGCAAG GAGGCTTTCATTGTGCTACCCCAACTAGAAGTAAAGCCTGTGACAATGGACAAACTCCCCATTCCAATTATCTTCCACGATGGCCGCCTTGTTCAAAAGCCAACACCTCTCATGGCACTCCTCACCATTCTCTGGATCCCCATAGGTTTCCTCTTAGCCTGTCTTCGAATCACCGCGGGTGCCCTCCTCCCCATGCCACTAGTCTATTACGCTTTCATGGCACTAGGTGTTCGTGTCACTATCAAAGGCACCCCTCCTCCTCTGGCCAAAAAATCCATAGGCCAATCTGGTGTCCTCTTTATTTGCTCCCACAGAACCTTACTTGACCCTATTTTCCTTTCCACCGCGCTCGGCCGTGCCATCCCTGCTGTGACCTACTCTATCTCCCGCCTCTCCGAGATCATCTCGCCCATAAAGACCATTCGCCTTAATCGTGACCGGGCTAGGGATGCATCCATGATCAAGAAACTATTAGAAGAAGGTGACTTAGCAATATGCCCTGAGGGTACAACTTGTAGGGAACCATTTCTTTTGAGGTTTTCGGCTTTGTTTGCTGAATTAACAGACCAACTTGTGCCTGTGGCAATGGTGAATCGGATGAGTATGTTTCATGGAACCACAGCTAGAGGGTGGAAAGGAATGGACCCATTTTATTTCTTCATGAACCCTAGCCCAGCTTATGAAGTAACTTTTTTGAACAAGTTGCCACTTGAGATAACCTGCAGTTCTGGGAAGTCTAGCCATGAGGTTGCGAATTATATACAAAGGGTTATTGCGGCAAGTCTTTCTTATGAGTGCACAAGCTTCACTAGGAAAGATAAGTATCGAGCGCTTGCTGGTAATGATGGAACTGTGGTTGAGAAACCTTTGCTCAAGGCCAACAAAGTAATAGGATGTTGA